From one Henningerozyma blattae CBS 6284 chromosome 1, complete genome genomic stretch:
- the CBP1 gene encoding Cbp1p (similar to Saccharomyces cerevisiae CBP1 (YJL209W); ancestral locus Anc_1.125): MPSNIIRYYYRKLRFLSCNNIQFSSRTVYNHKPVINRLSLVIAKSYYSKDLLKSTNTGSLSDISTNKSTTSKSPQSKNNEKCIENLINTITTNFSNSSSCSNSNSTKQKLSKLEKFQFRDYWNNFDKSRSSPNISNSSTTNNKSLLEIVPLDKFTHFTENNYKHSRTIRATYRRELIINSKNLTLVNNFISNFKQLNGVQLPQTQLDVLHLCINDAIKTLDTFMTVDLYILYYTLYPNQQLDTEYSSKILTCLSVLNPDSDFHELIKFRALKKFFETYYDNNPKDEQNNPIEKLPLYLSNKQVSQLCTKALSLDNMTIRQYTQLHKNNHLPSKPLMKAVLNDLMDTFTYKQTSVNSLIRSKEIVLAYNAIQKDYTTGNVAGVFYNWTRCKEYYNYLSNHDPRILYKVIRIFTHYRHYHDFVTEIIKELSPKMYCNNALLLPAIINFYTQKNNIKEVEILMHDVNHYILPENINHVVYSKTGLDAMLKMRLHFKDSSGVDSILRKTKELYGGYTKESYRAIIQYMMKSNSEVEFKKAIDLSLSIPVDFAINSFPIIISQLLDYNFKMKKVEYLHDDVLEIIDNMLHKAHSYDPKYFSSIWNIIAALYIKKLVVFDKPIYMSRSGSRNSVNLELAKTIYINSVNNKIPWSSINSLERNPFLAPEPQNIRLKISKSNSVVILRTIAGGALKYYNNDIFQWCCAELYRLGFSVKDLQLTWSMHLKHQLRRSTYQDKNSVDSALTSHSVKHINKKLK; encoded by the coding sequence ATGCCGTCTAATATCattagatattattataggAAACTTCGATTTCTATCgtgtaataatattcaattctCATCACGAACAGTCTATAATCATAAACCTGTTATTAATAGATTGTCATTGGTAATAGCGAAATCATACTATTCTAAGGATTTGCTTAAAAGCACAAACACAGGTTCATTAAGTGATATCTCTACAAACAAATCAACTACATCTAAATCACCTcaatctaaaaataatgagaaatgcattgaaaatttaataaacacTATTAcaactaatttttcaaattcaagttcatgttcaaattcaaattctacaaaacaaaaattatcaaaattggaaaaattccaatttaGAGATTATTGGAATAATTTCGATAAATCTCGATCTTCTccaaatatatcaaattcttctacaactaataataaatcattattagaaattgtCCCGTTGGATAAATTCACTCATTTTACAGAAAATAACTACAAGCATTCAAGGACGATTAGAGCTACTTATAGACGTGAACTTATtataaattctaaaaatttgacacttgtaaataattttatttcaaattttaagcAATTAAATGGAGTTCAATTGCCTCAAACACAATTGGATGTATTGCATTTATGTATCAACGATGCAATTAAAACATTGGATACGTTCATGACGGTTGatctttatattctttattatacCTTGTATCCTAATCAACAATTAGATACAGAATATTCTTCCAAAATTCTAACCTGTTTATCAGTTCTTAATCCCGACTCTGATTTCCATGaattaatcaaatttagagctttgaaaaaattctttgaaaCATATTATGACAATAACCCTAAAGATGAACAAAATAatccaattgaaaaattaccCTTATATCTCTCAAACAAACAGGTTTCTCAATTGTGTACAAAGGCATTATCATTAGATAATATGACAATTAGACAATATACTCAACTTCacaaaaataatcatttaCCTTCAAAGCCACTGATGAAAGCTGTGctaaatgatttaatggACACTTTTACTTATAAACAAACCTCagttaattcattaattagATCTAAGGAAATTGTACTTGCATATAATGCAATTCAAAAGGATTATACTACTGGTAATGTTGCAGGTGTGTTTTATAATTGGACAAGATGTAAAGagtattataattatttgtcTAACCATGACCCaagaatattatataaagtAATACGAATTTTCACTCATTATAGACATTACCATGATTTTGTGactgaaataataaaagaattatcacCAAAAATGTATTGTAATAATGCACTATTATTGCCAgcaattataaatttttatacacagaaaaataatattaaagaagtAGAAATCTTAATGCATGATGTgaatcattatattttaccagaaaatattaatcatGTTGTCTATTCAAAAACTGGGTTAGATGCAATGTTGAAGATGAGATTACATTTTAAGGATTCAAGTGGTGTGGATTCTATATTACGGAAAACTAAGGAACTATATGGTGGATATACTAAAGAGTCTTATCGTGcaattattcaatatatGATGAAATCAAACTCGGAagtagaatttaaaaaggCAATAGATTTATCCCTCTCCATACCCGTAGATTTTGCCATTAATTCCTTCCCAATCATAATATCtcaattattagattatAACTTTAAGATGAAAAAAGTAGAATATCTACATGATGATGTACTTGAAATTATCGATAATATGTTACACAAGGCACATTCTTATGatccaaaatatttttcttccaTTTGGAATATAATAGCAGCTTTATACATTAAGAAATTGGTTGTTTTCGATAAGCCTATCTATATGTCACGTTCAGGTTCGCGTAATTCAGTGAATCTAGAATTAGCTAAAACGATTTATATAAACTCGgttaataataagataCCTTGGtcatcaattaattctCTCGAGCGGAATCCATTTTTAGCTCCAGAACCACAAAATATAAGgcttaaaatatcaaaaagtAATTCAGTGGTAATACTACGAACAATTGCTGGAGGTGCTCTAAAGTATTacaataatgatatatttCAGTGGTGTTGCGCAGAATTATATAGGCTAGGGTTCAGTGTCAAAGATTTACAGCTCACTTGGTCAATGCATTTAAAACATCAATTAAGAAGATCAACATATCAAGATAAGAATAGCGTAGATTCCGCATTAACTTCTCATTCTGTTAAGCATATAAACAAGAAGCTTAAATGA
- the NUC1 gene encoding ribonuclease (similar to Saccharomyces cerevisiae NUC1 (YJL208C); ancestral locus Anc_1.126), with protein sequence MSIKTAVIGLTGIGLGVGLATYRHKSNALLYKDASLPDTVQSNNDVWQRASKGIVNPSSFFKFGFPGPIHDLETREEFISCYNRQTRNPYWVLEHLTPKSLGEGKADRKNSKFMEDENIPESFRARLKDYFRSGYDRGHQAAAANAKFSQSAMDDTFYLTNMSPQVGAGFNRDYWAHFEYFCRGLTKKYNDVFIVTGPLYLPKKDPKDGKFRVTYEVIGNPPNIAVPTHFFKLIVAGKDIKSVGSSEDVVVGAFVLPNEPISNETKLTDFQVPVNALERASGLEFLKNFPMNKRKMLCQEVNCQIVVRDFSNKALPPNKSLPLLPPGKN encoded by the coding sequence ATGTCAATCAAAACTGCAGTAATTGGGTTAACTGGTATTGGTTTAGGTGTAGGTTTAGCTACCTATAGACACAAATCTAACGCGTTATTATACAAAGATGCCTCATTACCAGACACTGTCCAGAGTAATAACGATGTTTGGCAAAGAGCTTCTAAAGGCATTGTAAATCCTTCTagtttctttaaatttggCTTTCCAGGTCCTATACATGACTTAGAGACACGGgaagaatttatttcatGTTACAATAGACAAACGAGAAATCCTTATTGGGTCTTAGAACATCTAACCCCCAAATCACTAGGGGAAGGGAAAGCTGATAGAAAGAATTCTAAGTTTATGGAAGACGAAAATATTCCAGAATCATTTCGTGCTAGATTGAAAGATTATTTTAGATCCGGTTATGATCGTGGTCATCAGGCTGCTGCTGCCAATGCTAAATTTTCTCAAAGTGCAATGGATgatactttttatttaaccAACATGAGTCCACAAGTTGGGGCTGGTTTTAATCGTGACTATTGGGCacattttgaatatttctGTAGAGGTTTGACGAAGAAATATAATGACGTATTTATTGTCACTGGTCCATTATATTTACCCAAGAAAGACCCAAAAGATGGAAAATTTAGAGTAACCTATGAAGTTATTGGTAACCCACCAAATATCGCAGTTCCTACTcactttttcaaattgattGTTGCAGGGAAAGATATAAAAAGTGTTGGAAGTAGTGAAGATGTTGTCGTAGGAGCATTTGTTTTACCAAACGAACCAATTTCTAACGAAACTAAGCTAACAGATTTCCAAGTTCCTGTTAATGCGTTAGAAAGAGCTTCTGGCTTagaatttttgaaaaacttCCCGATGAATAAAAGGAAAATGTTATGTCAAGAGGTTAATTGCCAAATCGTTGTAAGAGATTTCTCAAATAAAGCCTTACCTccaaataaatcattacCTTTACTTCCACCAggtaaaaattaa